A window of the Proteus terrae subsp. cibarius genome harbors these coding sequences:
- a CDS encoding Cap15 family cyclic dinucleotide receptor domain-containing protein, whose protein sequence is MLTRLHISSFIGLTIAVWLVALWVQGMPVLSADFVKPFGTVVGVITLFVALFNKYMWSWKIFKGWYVKRPDLRGTWKVELKSSWINPDTGEGIEPVYGYAVIRQSLTFLSLRLMTKESRSVLVAHSIEQQEDEDLFKLVGVYRNEPKIELQGVRSEIHHGSFALEVHGSPAEELEGHYWTDRATKGGMKLVGRVGKLYSTYEQAEREIGN, encoded by the coding sequence ATGCTAACTAGACTTCATATTTCATCATTTATTGGTCTCACGATCGCGGTTTGGTTAGTTGCTCTATGGGTTCAAGGCATGCCTGTACTCAGTGCGGACTTTGTAAAGCCATTTGGTACAGTAGTTGGTGTCATAACACTGTTTGTAGCCTTGTTTAACAAATACATGTGGTCATGGAAAATATTTAAAGGTTGGTATGTTAAAAGACCGGACTTGAGGGGAACATGGAAAGTTGAGCTGAAAAGTAGCTGGATAAACCCTGATACTGGTGAAGGAATCGAACCAGTCTATGGGTATGCAGTCATCAGGCAGTCGTTAACATTTCTTAGTTTGAGGTTGATGACAAAGGAATCTAGATCCGTGTTGGTAGCCCACAGTATAGAGCAGCAAGAAGATGAAGATCTGTTCAAGCTAGTTGGTGTTTATCGAAATGAACCCAAAATTGAATTACAGGGCGTAAGAAGCGAAATCCATCATGGTTCTTTCGCCCTAGAAGTGCATGGTTCCCCAGCCGAAGAGCTCGAAGGGCATTATTGGACAGATAGAGCAACAAAAGGTGGAATGAAGTTAGTT
- a CDS encoding nucleotidyltransferase domain-containing protein, producing MSRDWESDFSRWAQGPSKTEQERAENAERQIRQAIQNSSKLQNRDIKVITQGSYRNRVNVRKDSDVDIGVICYDAFFPDYPDDNVKAELNKSFSDGTYTYLTFKNELEEALVARFGRASVSRSSKSFDIKKNTYRVESDVAAFFEHRRYTSTSSYLSGVEMRPDDGKPFIVRNWPEQHYANGVDKNNSTSRRYKRVVRILKTLSNEMAGNGIKSAEDAPSFLIECLVFNASNSCFNYSTYKQMVREVLAETFNNTINDEKCSEWGEVSELKYLFRGSQPWTRQGAHKFLSDAWDYIGYE from the coding sequence ATGAGTAGAGATTGGGAGTCAGATTTTTCAAGATGGGCGCAAGGACCAAGTAAAACTGAGCAGGAGCGAGCTGAAAACGCAGAACGTCAAATCAGGCAGGCAATTCAAAATAGTTCTAAGCTTCAAAATAGAGATATAAAAGTAATTACTCAAGGTTCTTACAGAAATCGGGTAAATGTAAGAAAAGATAGTGACGTTGACATCGGTGTAATTTGTTATGACGCCTTTTTCCCAGATTATCCAGATGATAACGTCAAAGCAGAATTGAATAAGAGCTTTAGCGATGGCACATACACTTATTTGACTTTCAAAAATGAGCTTGAAGAAGCCCTAGTCGCTCGATTTGGTAGAGCGTCCGTATCTAGAAGTAGTAAATCTTTCGACATTAAGAAAAACACTTATCGGGTAGAGTCAGACGTAGCAGCTTTCTTTGAACATAGAAGGTATACATCTACCTCTAGTTATTTATCAGGTGTAGAAATGCGACCTGATGATGGGAAACCGTTTATCGTACGAAACTGGCCAGAGCAACATTATGCTAATGGCGTAGACAAGAACAATTCTACATCCAGAAGATACAAGCGTGTTGTTCGGATTCTTAAAACGCTATCCAATGAAATGGCGGGAAATGGTATCAAATCAGCAGAAGACGCTCCCAGTTTTTTGATCGAATGCTTAGTTTTTAATGCTTCAAATTCCTGCTTCAACTATTCAACATATAAACAAATGGTTCGTGAAGTTCTAGCTGAAACTTTCAACAATACAATTAACGATGAGAAATGTTCTGAATGGGGGGAAGTGAGCGAGCTTAAATACTTATTCAGAGGCTCACAGCCTTGGACGAGGCAGGGAGCGCATAAGTTCTTAAGTGATGCATGGGACTACATAGGTTACGAATAA